One window from the genome of Rubrobacter calidifluminis encodes:
- a CDS encoding hydantoinase B/oxoprolinase family protein, which yields MTERQALDPVTFEVLKNSFITVVDEMAEQILRTCHSFVIWARDFSNCLCDAEGNTIMQGSQDIAVHVGTLHFTAKAMLEAFKDDIHPGDVFAINDPYAGGTHFNDVRIIRPIFVGDELICLAQSNGHWADVGGTVPGSFDISAKNHFGEGLRIPAVRIWDRGEYRQDVVNLITSNTRAPDDVEGDLLAQAEATRVAEREILRLVEKYGKETVTTAFAEVQDYVERLTRSRVAELPDGTWETEDYIDQDPSAGEGLIPVRVKMTIDGDQIHYDLSGSHPVIGSFLNAGFGSAFSGIVAGTKTFFPDVPLNSGFYRVLDVHLPENTVVNAPWPTAVTGFCSGAYEKIMNALFELWSQVMPERALAGCFNLEYLLIGGWDKRTDSSPFFMWYDWMVGGWGGRNGRDGSNATSPVFGVGLAVQPFEGQERLTPVVTSVHRIVPDSGGPGRYRGGCGVEKGGTLTEIEDTVMSYCCDRARSITWGIEGGLPSCPHGVWLNKDGGGKRFLGAVFSNVPVEKGDSFVRPSAGGGGYGDPLLRDPQAVREDVEDGYVTPEGARRDYGVVVREVDAELAEWEVDEEATERERSYIRKNRLRWLEEYPEELAEKYRRGETDTLKLIRRHGVILDWGTGELLPKTTAGFRAMLKRRAVPHWEPA from the coding sequence GTGACCGAGAGGCAGGCGCTCGACCCCGTCACCTTCGAGGTGCTCAAGAACTCCTTCATCACGGTCGTGGACGAGATGGCCGAGCAGATCCTGAGGACGTGCCACTCGTTCGTGATCTGGGCGCGGGACTTCTCCAACTGCCTCTGCGACGCCGAAGGCAACACCATCATGCAGGGCAGCCAGGATATCGCCGTCCACGTGGGCACCCTGCACTTTACGGCCAAGGCGATGCTCGAGGCCTTCAAGGATGACATACACCCCGGCGACGTCTTCGCCATAAACGACCCGTACGCGGGCGGGACGCACTTCAACGACGTCCGCATCATCCGTCCCATCTTCGTCGGGGACGAGCTCATCTGCCTCGCCCAGTCCAACGGTCACTGGGCCGACGTTGGCGGCACCGTCCCCGGCTCCTTCGACATCAGCGCCAAGAACCACTTCGGCGAGGGTCTTCGCATCCCGGCCGTCAGGATCTGGGACAGGGGCGAGTACCGACAGGATGTAGTAAACCTCATAACCTCCAACACCCGCGCTCCGGACGACGTGGAGGGCGATCTCCTCGCTCAGGCCGAGGCCACTAGAGTGGCGGAGCGCGAGATACTGCGCCTGGTCGAGAAGTACGGCAAGGAGACCGTGACCACGGCCTTCGCCGAGGTTCAGGACTACGTTGAGCGGCTCACCCGGAGCAGGGTGGCGGAGCTTCCGGACGGGACGTGGGAGACGGAGGACTACATAGACCAGGACCCGAGCGCCGGAGAGGGTCTCATCCCGGTGAGGGTCAAGATGACCATAGACGGAGATCAGATCCACTACGACCTCTCCGGCAGCCACCCCGTTATCGGGAGCTTCCTGAACGCCGGCTTTGGCTCGGCCTTCTCGGGGATCGTGGCCGGCACCAAGACCTTCTTCCCGGACGTGCCGCTGAACTCCGGCTTCTACCGGGTGCTCGACGTGCACCTGCCGGAGAACACGGTCGTGAACGCCCCCTGGCCGACCGCCGTGACGGGCTTCTGCTCCGGGGCGTACGAGAAGATCATGAACGCTCTCTTCGAGCTGTGGTCGCAGGTGATGCCGGAGAGGGCCCTGGCGGGCTGCTTCAATCTGGAGTACCTCCTGATCGGGGGCTGGGACAAGCGCACCGATTCCTCACCGTTCTTCATGTGGTACGACTGGATGGTCGGCGGCTGGGGCGGCAGGAACGGCAGGGACGGCTCGAACGCCACCTCCCCCGTCTTCGGCGTGGGCCTCGCCGTCCAACCCTTCGAGGGACAGGAACGGCTCACGCCCGTGGTCACCTCCGTCCACCGCATCGTCCCGGACTCCGGAGGTCCGGGCCGCTACCGCGGCGGCTGTGGCGTCGAGAAAGGCGGTACGCTCACCGAGATAGAGGACACCGTAATGTCCTACTGCTGCGACCGCGCTCGCTCGATCACCTGGGGCATCGAAGGCGGCCTCCCTTCGTGTCCACACGGGGTCTGGCTCAACAAGGATGGTGGTGGCAAACGCTTCCTCGGTGCCGTCTTCTCGAACGTCCCCGTCGAGAAGGGGGACTCCTTCGTCCGGCCTTCTGCCGGGGGCGGCGGTTACGGAGACCCGCTGCTGCGCGATCCGCAGGCGGTCCGCGAGGACGTCGAAGACGGATACGTCACCCCAGAGGGTGCCCGACGCGACTACGGCGTCGTGGTGCGGGAAGTGGATGCCGAGCTCGCAGAGTGGGAGGTGGACGAGGAAGCGACGGAGCGCGAGCGGTCGTACATCCGCAAGAACAGGCTCCGCTGGCTGGAGGAGTACCCGGAGGAGCTGGCGGAGAAGTACCGTAGAGGCGAGACGGACACGCTGAAGCTCATCCGGCGACACGGCGTCATCCTGGATTGGGGAACGGGAGAACTGCTGCCCAAGACCACGGCGGGCTTCCGGGCGATGCTGAAGCGGCGCGCCGTCCCGCATTGGGAGCCAGCTTGA
- a CDS encoding hydantoinase/oxoprolinase family protein: protein MRLAVDIGGTFTDVCLFDEEKKSIRVGKVSSTKDTIDAVFEGIKEVGVSLAELEFFSHGTTVATNALIQRNFPRAAMITTKGFRDVIEIRRGTKQDLWDAYKDVSPPYIRRRDRFEISERVDFAGRELEPVNEGEVRKVARLIQKRGIKTVAVCLVNSYANPSHEQQVRRILEAELSDVSISTSSEVLPEIFEHERFSTTIANAVLSPLVGSYAKRLADRMRDGGYRGDVLLLHSGGGVMTADVVERFAGRLASSGLAAGAIACGHLAKLAGYENAVGLDMGGTSADISVMVGGETRITNDWFVEYGYPIRFPSVEVSTIGAGGGSIAWIDAAGSLRNGPQSAGSNPGPACYGRGGEEPTNTDANLLLGRLGEELIGGAMRLDREKAQAAVAKIGDPLGLDTTEAARAIIRVANANLADAIRLALIQRGHDPRDFALVAFGGAGPLHGAELARELSIPTVLVPPNPGITSALGCLIVDIRHDFSEMHLVPTGETDPREIEARFAALEDEARERLRAEGIEETEMRLLRSVDMRYLGQWRSLEIAVDGKVESLERLTEMFHEEHERQHTYKREDSPVEIYQLKVAAIGRIPKPELPYAEPREHEPEPNRHRKVVFGDGESVETAIYSRDSLSPGARIAGPAIVGQLDSTVVIPPGDTAEVDGYSNIIVRVGGAK from the coding sequence TTGCGTCTTGCGGTGGATATCGGGGGCACCTTTACTGATGTCTGCCTCTTCGACGAAGAGAAGAAAAGCATACGGGTCGGCAAAGTCTCCTCCACGAAAGATACCATAGACGCCGTTTTTGAGGGAATAAAAGAAGTGGGTGTCTCGCTCGCGGAGCTAGAGTTCTTTTCACACGGCACCACCGTAGCGACCAACGCTCTCATACAGAGGAACTTTCCGAGAGCGGCGATGATCACCACCAAAGGCTTTCGGGACGTCATAGAGATCCGCCGCGGGACCAAACAGGATCTCTGGGATGCTTACAAAGACGTCTCCCCACCCTACATTCGGCGTCGAGACCGCTTCGAGATCTCTGAAAGAGTCGATTTTGCGGGCAGAGAGCTTGAACCCGTGAACGAAGGCGAGGTCAGAAAGGTAGCCAGGCTCATACAGAAGAGGGGAATCAAGACGGTAGCCGTCTGTTTGGTCAACTCCTACGCCAATCCCTCCCACGAACAACAGGTGCGACGTATTCTGGAAGCGGAACTCTCCGACGTTTCCATCTCCACCTCCAGCGAGGTCCTGCCGGAAATATTCGAGCATGAACGTTTCTCCACCACCATAGCCAACGCTGTCCTCTCACCGCTCGTCGGGAGCTACGCCAAGCGACTCGCCGACCGGATGCGGGATGGCGGCTACAGGGGAGACGTGCTGCTCCTGCACTCCGGCGGCGGCGTGATGACCGCCGACGTGGTGGAGAGGTTCGCCGGCAGGCTGGCCTCCTCAGGGCTCGCCGCGGGCGCGATCGCCTGTGGACATCTGGCGAAACTGGCCGGGTACGAGAACGCCGTGGGGCTCGACATGGGCGGCACCAGCGCCGACATCTCGGTCATGGTGGGAGGAGAGACGCGCATCACCAACGACTGGTTCGTGGAATACGGCTACCCGATCCGGTTTCCCAGCGTGGAAGTTTCGACCATCGGGGCGGGCGGTGGCTCGATAGCCTGGATAGACGCAGCGGGCAGCCTCAGAAACGGCCCACAATCGGCGGGCTCGAACCCGGGTCCGGCCTGCTACGGACGCGGCGGGGAGGAGCCGACCAACACCGACGCCAACCTGCTGCTCGGCAGGCTCGGGGAAGAGCTCATCGGAGGAGCGATGAGACTCGATCGCGAGAAGGCACAGGCGGCGGTGGCGAAGATCGGGGATCCGTTAGGGCTCGACACCACCGAGGCGGCGCGGGCGATCATCCGCGTGGCGAACGCCAACCTGGCAGATGCCATCCGGCTCGCCCTCATACAGCGCGGCCACGACCCGAGGGACTTCGCGCTCGTGGCCTTCGGCGGCGCTGGCCCGTTGCACGGGGCAGAGCTCGCCCGCGAGCTCTCCATCCCAACCGTCCTGGTACCGCCGAACCCCGGCATCACTTCGGCGCTCGGGTGCCTGATCGTGGACATCCGACACGACTTCTCGGAGATGCACCTCGTGCCCACCGGGGAGACGGATCCCAGGGAGATAGAGGCCCGCTTCGCCGCCCTCGAGGACGAGGCCCGAGAGAGGCTGCGGGCCGAAGGCATAGAGGAGACAGAGATGCGGCTGCTACGGTCGGTGGACATGCGCTACCTCGGCCAGTGGCGCTCGCTGGAGATAGCCGTGGACGGCAAGGTCGAGTCTCTCGAAAGGCTCACCGAGATGTTCCACGAGGAACACGAGCGCCAGCACACCTACAAGCGTGAGGACTCGCCGGTGGAGATCTACCAGCTCAAGGTCGCGGCCATCGGGAGGATACCGAAACCCGAGCTCCCGTATGCGGAGCCGAGGGAGCACGAACCGGAGCCAAACAGGCACAGGAAGGTTGTGTTCGGGGACGGAGAGAGTGTCGAGACGGCCATATACAGCCGGGACTCGCTCTCGCCGGGGGCGAGGATAGCAGGCCCCGCCATCGTGGGGCAGCTCGACTCGACGGTCGTCATCCCACCGGGAGACACGGCTGAGGTTGACGGCTACTCCAACATCATCGTGCGCGTGGGAGGTGCGAAGTGA
- a CDS encoding DUF917 domain-containing protein: MREITPQDLEYLAIGAAILGTGGGGDPLIGKIMAQQAIEEEGPVTLLQVDELADNALVLPTAMMGAPTVMIEKIPEGMEAVRALRTEERRLRRRADATSPIECGGVNSQIPFVTAARAHLPVVDGDGMGRAFPELQMETFHVYGISGTPAVVADERGAFVTVETPDNYQLEWIARGVTIRMGGHAMLVDYPMSGADFKRTAVRGTISMGIALGQAVVGARKAGVHPIEAVCAATRHTIYGQGIPLFEGKVVDVERRTRAGFAVGQAVMSGLGECRGSQFTVRFQNENLVALRDGEIVASVPDLICLLDSEKATAVTTERLRYGQRITAVGIPTPEMMRTREALDVWGPRAFGYDVDFVPLELRFPSYYRKHGVPEEKMKYLTNNKSTLRG, encoded by the coding sequence GTGAGGGAGATCACCCCGCAGGATCTCGAATACCTGGCTATCGGTGCCGCCATCCTGGGCACCGGCGGTGGGGGAGACCCCCTCATCGGGAAGATCATGGCCCAGCAGGCGATCGAAGAGGAAGGGCCTGTAACCCTGCTCCAAGTCGACGAGCTGGCCGACAATGCTCTCGTTCTTCCCACTGCCATGATGGGGGCACCCACCGTTATGATCGAGAAGATCCCTGAGGGAATGGAAGCCGTAAGAGCGCTCAGGACAGAGGAGCGCCGGCTGCGCCGCAGGGCTGACGCCACCTCACCCATCGAGTGTGGCGGGGTAAATTCCCAGATCCCCTTCGTAACCGCGGCCAGAGCTCATTTGCCCGTCGTCGACGGTGACGGAATGGGTAGAGCCTTTCCAGAGTTGCAGATGGAGACCTTCCATGTCTACGGCATCTCTGGCACGCCGGCCGTCGTCGCCGACGAGCGCGGTGCCTTCGTTACCGTAGAGACACCGGACAATTACCAGCTCGAGTGGATCGCTCGGGGGGTCACGATACGCATGGGCGGACACGCGATGTTGGTCGATTACCCAATGAGCGGAGCAGATTTCAAACGTACGGCTGTCCGTGGGACGATCTCCATGGGCATCGCCCTCGGACAGGCGGTGGTCGGAGCGCGAAAGGCTGGTGTTCACCCCATTGAGGCCGTATGCGCAGCCACCCGACATACCATCTATGGGCAGGGCATCCCTCTGTTTGAGGGAAAAGTTGTGGACGTCGAGCGCCGTACACGGGCGGGGTTTGCGGTTGGTCAAGCCGTTATGAGTGGGCTCGGGGAATGCCGCGGCTCGCAGTTTACCGTGCGATTTCAGAACGAGAATCTTGTGGCCCTCAGAGATGGAGAGATAGTAGCGAGCGTGCCGGATCTCATTTGTCTCCTGGACAGCGAGAAGGCCACGGCCGTAACCACGGAACGGCTGCGTTACGGACAGCGGATAACAGCTGTTGGCATTCCAACGCCAGAGATGATGCGCACCAGGGAGGCATTAGACGTTTGGGGGCCCAGGGCTTTCGGCTACGATGTGGACTTTGTTCCTCTGGAACTGAGATTTCCCAGCTATTACAGAAAGCATGGGGTTCCGGAAGAGAAAATGAAATATCTGACCAACAACAAGAGCACCTTGAGGGGGTAA
- a CDS encoding hydantoinase/oxoprolinase family protein produces the protein MRLGIDVGGTNTDAVILDSADRVLAKGKTPNSEDIVSSIEKVVSEVMQHSGVDPGQITHAMLGTTQVTNAIIERRGLARVGILRLGAPATRAIRPLAAWPQDLRTSIEGPAAILPGGVEYDGRPISVFDEAAVREAVRKMRGRVEAFAVSSVFSPVKSDDERRTAEIITEEVGEGIPVSISSEIGSIGLLERENATILNAAVTQVALRVVRAFENALRRLGIEAQLFLSQNDGTLMTIDYALRYPILTVACGPTNSIRGAAFLSGLDDAVVVDVGGTSTDVGVLSSGFPRESAIAVEIGGVQTNFRMPDLLSIGLGGGSIVRLVSDGPDDEVHVGPESVGYAITKKALCFGGDTLTMTDVAVSRGMAEIGDRRKIRVEQNVIEAAYCRAEEMFEEAIDRMKTSSRDVPVVAVGGGSILLPEKLPGVSKLHKPPHFEVANAVGAAIAQASGTIDRVFSLDNRSRDDVMDEARKTAFEEAVRAGADEESLEIVEVEEVPLAYLPGNAVRIKIKAAGRLKSYREDA, from the coding sequence ATGCGGCTGGGTATCGACGTCGGGGGCACGAATACCGATGCAGTCATCCTGGATAGTGCAGACCGGGTTCTCGCCAAAGGAAAGACCCCGAACTCAGAAGACATCGTATCCAGTATAGAGAAGGTTGTCTCGGAGGTGATGCAGCACTCTGGAGTAGACCCTGGGCAGATAACTCACGCCATGCTCGGCACCACGCAGGTGACCAACGCGATAATCGAGCGCCGGGGATTAGCGAGGGTCGGCATCCTGAGGTTGGGAGCGCCTGCTACCAGGGCCATACGTCCACTCGCGGCTTGGCCACAGGATCTGAGGACCTCCATAGAGGGACCCGCCGCAATCCTCCCCGGTGGTGTGGAATACGATGGGAGACCGATCTCTGTCTTCGACGAGGCAGCCGTGCGTGAGGCAGTGAGGAAGATGAGGGGACGGGTGGAGGCCTTCGCCGTCTCTTCTGTCTTCTCGCCGGTCAAAAGCGACGATGAACGCAGGACGGCCGAGATCATAACCGAGGAGGTAGGGGAGGGGATACCAGTCTCCATCTCCTCCGAGATCGGGAGCATCGGGCTTTTGGAGCGCGAGAACGCAACCATCCTCAATGCCGCCGTAACACAGGTCGCTCTCAGGGTAGTTAGAGCCTTCGAAAATGCTCTGAGACGTCTCGGCATCGAAGCCCAGCTCTTTCTCTCCCAGAATGACGGAACCCTGATGACCATCGATTACGCCCTCCGATACCCCATCCTCACCGTGGCTTGCGGCCCGACGAACAGCATCCGGGGGGCAGCCTTTCTCTCCGGGTTGGATGATGCGGTGGTCGTAGACGTTGGAGGTACATCTACGGATGTCGGTGTGCTCTCCTCAGGTTTCCCCCGTGAGTCGGCGATAGCAGTGGAGATAGGGGGCGTCCAGACGAACTTCCGTATGCCGGACCTCCTATCCATCGGGCTCGGCGGAGGTTCCATCGTTAGGTTAGTCAGCGACGGACCAGATGACGAGGTACATGTTGGGCCGGAGAGCGTGGGATACGCCATCACCAAGAAAGCTCTCTGTTTCGGGGGGGACACTCTGACCATGACCGATGTGGCGGTCTCGAGAGGCATGGCTGAGATCGGAGACCGCAGGAAAATCCGTGTCGAACAGAATGTCATCGAGGCGGCATACTGCCGCGCCGAGGAAATGTTCGAGGAAGCCATCGACAGGATGAAGACCAGTTCCCGGGATGTGCCGGTGGTAGCCGTCGGTGGCGGGAGCATACTCCTGCCCGAAAAGCTCCCCGGAGTATCCAAGCTCCACAAGCCACCCCACTTCGAGGTCGCCAACGCGGTTGGAGCCGCGATCGCCCAGGCGTCAGGAACCATAGATCGGGTGTTCTCTTTGGATAATCGTTCAAGAGACGATGTGATGGACGAGGCCAGGAAGACTGCCTTCGAGGAAGCCGTACGCGCCGGAGCAGACGAAGAAAGCCTTGAGATCGTCGAGGTGGAAGAGGTCCCCCTAGCCTATCTTCCTGGGAACGCCGTGAGAATAAAGATCAAGGCTGCCGGTCGCCTCAAGAGCTATCGGGAGGATGCGTGA
- a CDS encoding DUF917 domain-containing protein encodes MGTQIDLKNLENLATGATILGAGGGGDPYLGKLMAGQAIEEYGSVKLLTLDELEGDGLVLPVAMMGAPTVLIEKIPNGAELTRVVRAVESRLGRKASALMSAEAGGVNSTIPIVAAAELGLPLLDADGMGRAFPEIPMCSMSVRGISATPMALADEKGNLEIIETVDNAWTERLSRTATVAMGGSSIISLYPMTSTEAVRAVVPGTMSRAVEIGESIRSARERGFNTLEALLGTTSGKLLFRGKVVDVLRRIIGGFARGTARIKGLMEYVGSSLSLEFQNEHLLALRDGSPVATVPDLIVVLDADSGSPITTEGLSYGQRVEVVGIPCMPIWREQEALKLVGPEYFGYPFEYRPLEEV; translated from the coding sequence TTGGGCACGCAAATAGACCTAAAAAACCTCGAAAACCTTGCAACCGGAGCCACCATACTAGGAGCGGGAGGCGGAGGGGATCCCTACCTAGGGAAGCTGATGGCCGGCCAAGCCATCGAGGAATATGGTTCAGTAAAGCTCCTGACGCTCGATGAGCTTGAAGGTGACGGCCTGGTGCTGCCTGTGGCGATGATGGGTGCACCTACCGTGCTAATTGAGAAGATACCGAACGGAGCCGAGTTGACGAGAGTGGTGAGAGCCGTCGAGAGTAGGCTTGGGAGGAAAGCCAGCGCGCTGATGTCCGCCGAGGCAGGAGGAGTCAACTCCACCATCCCGATCGTGGCTGCCGCCGAACTCGGATTACCCTTGCTCGATGCCGATGGCATGGGGCGGGCTTTCCCGGAGATCCCGATGTGCTCGATGAGCGTGAGGGGGATTTCAGCCACCCCGATGGCGCTCGCCGACGAGAAAGGTAACCTGGAGATAATCGAGACGGTGGACAATGCTTGGACCGAACGACTCAGCCGTACCGCCACTGTGGCGATGGGCGGTTCTTCAATAATATCTCTCTACCCCATGACCAGCACAGAAGCCGTCCGTGCGGTAGTGCCCGGCACCATGAGCCGGGCCGTGGAGATAGGGGAGAGCATACGCAGCGCGCGCGAACGGGGGTTCAATACTCTTGAGGCTCTGCTTGGGACAACCTCTGGCAAACTTCTGTTCCGGGGTAAAGTCGTGGATGTCTTGCGGAGAATTATCGGCGGGTTCGCCCGTGGTACGGCGAGGATCAAGGGTCTAATGGAATATGTGGGCTCCTCACTCTCACTCGAGTTTCAAAACGAGCATCTCTTGGCCCTGCGAGATGGATCGCCGGTCGCCACCGTGCCGGACCTCATAGTAGTACTCGATGCCGACAGCGGCTCTCCGATCACCACTGAAGGACTATCCTATGGGCAGAGGGTAGAGGTTGTTGGCATCCCCTGCATGCCGATCTGGCGCGAGCAGGAAGCCCTCAAACTCGTAGGACCCGAGTACTTCGGTTACCCGTTTGAGTACAGACCGCTGGAGGAGGTGTGA
- a CDS encoding purine-cytosine permease family protein has translation MADAEKIGHDDHSLSRVPASERYSWFTVAVQRFGQLSALSQFLLGATLGYGMSFWSAFWALTLGAIILEIVAIFTGIAGQREGLSTSVLARWAGFGRYGSSLIGLVFAVSLIGWFGVQNAVFAEGLHSLVGGLPIWVWSIVTGLAVTLVVVYGFLSMAWVAYITVPAFLLLAGYSIFSALQKYPLGELVTSPAPGKELSLAAATTIVAGGFIVGAVITPDMTRFNRSAADVIKQTVLGITLGEYTIGLIGVLLAHAVKSENVITIVTSTSGVIGTLVLIAGTLKINDWNLYSSSLGLANFIDSVFAKRFNRAAITIAVGLFGTVLSAAGILEHFQGFLTLLGLAVPPIAGIMVVDYFVLQRHRNRLAESGRAGSLPARQEKLNPITIVAWFAASAVGYFSEERFGIPALNSLLCAALSYYVLMRVIAALQNRPYVEFSETSTIR, from the coding sequence GTGGCTGATGCTGAAAAGATAGGTCATGATGATCATTCACTCTCTCGGGTACCAGCTTCTGAGCGATACTCGTGGTTCACCGTGGCGGTACAGCGCTTCGGTCAGCTCTCGGCACTCTCGCAATTCCTGCTGGGTGCTACGCTCGGATATGGCATGAGCTTCTGGTCCGCATTTTGGGCGCTGACTCTGGGCGCCATAATCCTGGAGATAGTGGCTATCTTTACCGGCATCGCCGGTCAGCGAGAGGGATTGAGCACCTCCGTGCTCGCCCGTTGGGCCGGCTTCGGCCGTTACGGATCGAGCCTGATAGGACTTGTCTTTGCCGTTAGCCTGATCGGCTGGTTCGGGGTGCAGAACGCCGTGTTCGCGGAGGGCCTGCATTCGCTTGTGGGCGGCTTACCCATCTGGGTCTGGTCGATCGTTACGGGGCTGGCCGTTACGTTGGTCGTCGTCTACGGGTTCCTGTCCATGGCTTGGGTAGCATATATTACGGTACCAGCCTTTCTTCTACTCGCCGGCTACTCTATCTTCAGCGCGTTGCAGAAATACCCCCTGGGAGAGCTTGTCACCTCGCCTGCTCCGGGCAAAGAGCTCAGCCTAGCCGCAGCTACCACGATCGTCGCAGGTGGCTTCATCGTCGGGGCGGTGATCACCCCGGACATGACGCGATTTAATCGCTCAGCGGCCGACGTAATTAAACAGACCGTGCTGGGGATCACTCTTGGTGAATACACGATAGGTCTGATCGGGGTACTCTTAGCGCACGCGGTAAAGAGCGAGAATGTTATAACCATCGTTACCTCAACCAGCGGCGTGATCGGCACGCTGGTCCTCATAGCCGGAACTTTAAAGATCAACGACTGGAATCTATATTCGTCTTCGCTGGGCTTGGCAAACTTCATCGACTCCGTCTTCGCCAAGCGTTTTAACCGGGCTGCTATAACCATAGCGGTTGGGCTCTTCGGCACCGTGCTCTCTGCAGCGGGCATACTCGAGCATTTCCAAGGGTTTCTCACCCTCTTGGGGCTCGCCGTACCTCCCATCGCAGGGATCATGGTCGTCGACTACTTCGTGCTGCAGCGGCACCGGAACAGGCTCGCCGAGAGCGGCCGCGCCGGGTCCTTGCCTGCCCGCCAGGAGAAGCTGAACCCCATTACCATCGTTGCTTGGTTCGCTGCCTCGGCTGTGGGATATTTCTCGGAGGAAAGATTCGGCATCCCTGCGCTTAACTCGCTGCTCTGTGCCGCGCTTTCATACTACGTGCTGATGAGGGTGATCGCAGCACTGCAGAATCGTCCCTACGTCGAATTCAGCGAGACTTCCACTATCCGCTGA
- a CDS encoding hydantoinase B/oxoprolinase family protein, whose amino-acid sequence MINNVNGGLKDMPVEVFETKYPVQIKRYGFRPDSGGPGEFRGGCGLYREYELGTDCNLYLWFERSRTPAWGLLGARDAAGPVVKVRSNGSEQQMLKVNKMPCRAGDTLTVHTGGGGGYGDPLTRDSQAVLRDVLAGYVTREGAERDYGVVIGPDLKVDPAATARKREELAGNRSRKQARKRKG is encoded by the coding sequence CTGATAAACAATGTAAACGGCGGGCTCAAGGACATGCCAGTCGAGGTGTTCGAAACTAAATACCCTGTGCAGATCAAAAGGTATGGTTTCAGGCCAGACTCTGGGGGCCCCGGTGAGTTTCGGGGAGGGTGCGGTCTCTACCGGGAATACGAGCTTGGAACGGATTGCAACCTTTATCTTTGGTTCGAGCGTTCAAGGACGCCGGCATGGGGCCTTTTGGGAGCCAGGGATGCCGCAGGCCCAGTGGTGAAGGTTAGGTCGAATGGTTCCGAGCAACAGATGCTCAAGGTGAACAAGATGCCTTGCAGGGCCGGTGATACACTTACCGTACATACAGGAGGTGGCGGGGGATACGGTGATCCACTCACGAGAGACTCTCAGGCTGTTCTTAGAGATGTTCTCGCAGGTTATGTCACACGTGAAGGCGCTGAGCGCGATTATGGTGTGGTAATCGGCCCCGATCTCAAAGTTGACCCTGCGGCTACAGCTCGCAAGCGTGAGGAGCTGGCTGGGAACAGGAGTAGAAAGCAAGCCAGGAAGCGTAAGGGATGA
- a CDS encoding NAD(P)-dependent oxidoreductase, which yields MERRPRRSRKRNARDWRMTRMQVGVIGLGKMGSGMVRALLEAGHTVTVYDVSGSAVDRIVEMGAIPEDSSAEVGAAAEVVLMSLPSPQEVFDAVGGESGLLSLPTRNLVIVDTSTVDPATTRRLATDAAATGVAYLDAPVLGRPDACGEWTLPVGGERSAFEAARPVLETIASRIYHVGEAGTGNAIKLLNSLMFGAINVATAEMFAAAALIGVSPRTLYEIISESRAATMSPLFRELGEKILDRDFSPVFTVELLCKDNSLAMKMIEEAGGSLVLGNTIRSLNSLVRSAGYGDEDTGAITKLYEKLLNVSISAEAGHLNTSVKRAGSGKAP from the coding sequence GTGGAACGACGACCACGGCGGTCCAGGAAAAGAAACGCAAGAGATTGGAGGATGACCCGGATGCAGGTAGGGGTTATCGGATTGGGGAAGATGGGGAGTGGAATGGTCCGCGCGCTCCTGGAGGCGGGGCACACGGTGACCGTCTACGACGTATCCGGCTCCGCCGTCGATCGCATCGTCGAAATGGGCGCGATCCCGGAGGATTCCAGCGCCGAAGTCGGAGCTGCCGCAGAGGTGGTCCTGATGTCGTTGCCTTCCCCGCAGGAGGTCTTTGATGCGGTCGGCGGTGAATCGGGTCTCCTCTCTTTACCCACCCGGAACTTGGTGATCGTCGACACCTCCACGGTAGATCCCGCCACAACCCGTCGTCTCGCAACCGATGCTGCGGCGACCGGGGTCGCCTACCTGGATGCGCCCGTGCTGGGCAGGCCGGATGCCTGCGGGGAGTGGACCCTGCCCGTAGGCGGAGAACGCAGCGCCTTTGAAGCCGCACGGCCAGTCCTCGAGACCATCGCGTCACGCATATACCACGTGGGTGAGGCAGGAACGGGGAACGCCATAAAACTGCTCAACAGCCTGATGTTCGGGGCTATCAACGTAGCCACCGCCGAGATGTTCGCGGCCGCCGCCCTGATCGGGGTTTCCCCTCGCACCCTCTACGAGATCATATCGGAGAGCAGAGCCGCCACCATGAGCCCCCTGTTCCGCGAGCTAGGTGAGAAGATCCTCGACAGGGATTTTTCTCCCGTGTTCACGGTTGAGTTACTGTGCAAGGACAACTCCCTGGCTATGAAGATGATCGAAGAAGCGGGAGGATCGCTCGTCCTCGGCAACACCATCAGATCCCTCAACAGTCTGGTCAGGTCAGCCGGCTACGGGGATGAAGACACCGGCGCCATCACAAAGCTCTACGAGAAGCTGCTGAATGTCAGCATCTCCGCAGAAGCCGGTCATCTAAATACGTCCGTAAAGAGAGCAGGGTCTGGCAAAGCACCGTAA